The following are from one region of the Stanieria cyanosphaera PCC 7437 genome:
- a CDS encoding FAD-binding oxidoreductase: MTTHLNAWQAIADKLKGIEIITESNQIAKLSLDYYHFSPILYEQLKDKRADLVVRPSNEAEVIKIAQLCYCHQVPLTVRGAGTGNYGQCIPLEAGIILDTTKMNQIHWLKPGMAAVEPGVKMAAFDKQAREIGWELRIAPSTYRTATIGGFIGGGSVGMGSITYGQLKERGNLQRVRLVTMTETPEVIELSGDEVQQVIHGYGTTGIITQLEIPLAPAYPWAEMIVIFDQFMSAAKFGQALSDSDGIVKKLVSIHAAPIPSYFTALQNYLPSGKHCALLMISEYDLAAMKALIAEYQGEITYCKKAKEIAGTSLLEFAWNHTTLHARSVDPNLTYLQTFYFTLERVEQMYQYFGDEVVIHLEFLKAGGKAVPAGLQLVRYTTATRLNQIIDYHEANGAFIANPHVYTIEAGGNKTIDHQKVQFKHKIDPCGLLNPGKMSGFSKLNLRN; encoded by the coding sequence ATGACTACTCATTTAAATGCTTGGCAAGCGATCGCGGATAAACTTAAAGGTATAGAAATTATTACTGAATCTAATCAAATTGCTAAGCTATCTCTCGATTATTATCATTTTAGCCCGATTCTCTACGAACAACTCAAAGATAAACGAGCAGATTTAGTAGTTCGTCCTAGCAATGAAGCCGAAGTAATTAAAATTGCTCAACTGTGTTATTGTCATCAAGTTCCCTTGACAGTTCGAGGTGCAGGAACAGGTAACTACGGACAATGTATTCCCTTAGAAGCAGGAATAATTCTTGACACAACCAAAATGAATCAAATTCACTGGCTAAAACCAGGTATGGCTGCGGTTGAACCAGGGGTTAAAATGGCAGCTTTTGATAAACAGGCGCGAGAAATTGGTTGGGAACTGCGAATTGCACCTTCTACCTATCGTACAGCTACTATTGGTGGTTTTATTGGCGGTGGTAGTGTGGGGATGGGTTCAATTACTTACGGACAACTCAAAGAACGAGGTAATTTGCAGCGCGTGCGGTTAGTAACTATGACTGAAACACCAGAAGTGATTGAATTATCAGGAGATGAGGTTCAACAAGTTATTCATGGTTATGGAACTACAGGTATTATTACTCAATTAGAAATTCCCCTCGCACCTGCCTATCCTTGGGCAGAAATGATTGTGATTTTCGATCAATTTATGAGTGCAGCTAAATTTGGACAAGCTTTAAGTGATAGTGATGGGATTGTTAAAAAATTAGTTAGTATTCATGCTGCTCCGATTCCTTCCTACTTTACAGCTTTACAAAATTATTTGCCTTCAGGAAAACATTGCGCCCTATTAATGATCTCGGAATACGATTTGGCAGCGATGAAAGCTTTAATTGCAGAATATCAAGGCGAAATCACTTATTGTAAAAAGGCAAAGGAAATCGCAGGTACAAGTTTATTAGAATTTGCTTGGAATCATACCACGCTTCATGCTCGCAGTGTTGACCCTAATTTAACTTATCTGCAAACTTTTTATTTCACTCTAGAACGAGTCGAACAAATGTATCAATATTTTGGCGATGAAGTTGTAATTCATCTAGAGTTTTTGAAAGCTGGTGGTAAAGCTGTTCCCGCAGGTTTGCAATTAGTTCGTTATACCACAGCAACTAGACTCAATCAAATCATTGATTATCACGAAGCTAACGGTGCTTTTATTGCCAATCCTCATGTTTACACTATTGAAGCTGGAGGGAATAAAACTATCGATCACCAGAAAGTACAATTTAAGCACAAAATAGACCCTTGTGGATTATTAAATCCAGGTAAAATGAGTGGTTTTAGTAAATTAAATCTTAGAAATTGA